In Candidatus Goldiibacteriota bacterium, the following are encoded in one genomic region:
- a CDS encoding tetratricopeptide repeat protein has product MTKKLFLLVLIVFLPVVLFAVPGLEKAQSQYLYQAGNMFEIGKYEDAIILYDTVLVMEKNSVEALAGKGNCYMLMGKEKLAKEMYDKAKLIDPTFKEPNLERYFEIAKQRGRNIDKIREKYHRLFGKGAKTAGEAETSLPVTETTSVKPAAEAAGEIKRAEETKEWWSKGGKAKMTSLGGIKHVYPDLSTAMDGASRGIEAGLLFRKDSHFFQLQPFIGKYNHTIKAPDGAEYKTEVFAADVNESFGEVGWPNKFFMNSIKPYYMNSFTKNSSTDYPPDYPVTSRYTNTGNMYGGMYLFGFKPIPLFGIAGRAGYKYVPYQQSDDGVATNVVSTELTWNASAGLYLPYLAIPTDELDITASFGSYSPSLTLEDIMNGNLRNLPESLLYSYNKKHTMSNPVDFSTLPTWLQDLITPLGVYDSIRNDKSTIIETTGYNLKGNLHYMTANGQHEFFAFMEAPMNLEYKESTTDEINVLIFGGAQNVTRSATEKVRLGNGRKVKFETGIRNNFTFLTTGVRYGYDYDEIYTYKTSAIYEEGRLIAKKHTMITGLNFTPVDQLTVPVEFEYGYGTAENYKGGISLKSETTDFEVRGGIEVKPIPKAALRGGISYEFIRNDGSQYGNISSGQQGNPFLNCIGYYAGGGFDMPLFELNAGAAYKRLYPSPAMSGVHVDYEDFLYGFIDLNIYI; this is encoded by the coding sequence ATGACAAAAAAACTATTTTTGCTTGTTTTAATTGTGTTTCTTCCGGTTGTGCTGTTTGCCGTGCCGGGGCTGGAAAAAGCCCAGTCACAGTACCTTTACCAGGCCGGAAACATGTTTGAAATAGGCAAGTATGAAGATGCGATTATACTTTATGACACGGTTCTGGTAATGGAAAAAAACAGTGTGGAAGCGCTTGCCGGAAAAGGCAACTGTTATATGCTTATGGGCAAAGAAAAACTGGCAAAAGAGATGTATGATAAGGCAAAATTAATTGACCCTACGTTTAAAGAACCCAACCTGGAAAGGTATTTTGAAATTGCAAAGCAGCGCGGGCGTAACATTGACAAAATAAGGGAAAAGTATCACAGATTATTTGGCAAGGGCGCAAAAACTGCTGGTGAAGCGGAAACTTCGCTGCCTGTCACGGAAACAACATCGGTAAAGCCCGCGGCAGAGGCAGCGGGAGAAATAAAACGCGCTGAAGAAACAAAAGAGTGGTGGAGCAAAGGCGGAAAAGCCAAGATGACATCGCTTGGAGGAATCAAGCATGTTTATCCGGATTTAAGCACGGCAATGGACGGCGCGTCGCGCGGCATTGAAGCAGGCCTTTTATTCCGAAAGGATTCACATTTTTTTCAGCTGCAGCCGTTTATTGGAAAGTATAACCATACAATTAAAGCGCCTGATGGCGCGGAATACAAAACAGAAGTTTTTGCCGCTGACGTAAACGAATCTTTCGGTGAAGTGGGCTGGCCCAATAAATTTTTCATGAACAGCATAAAACCGTATTATATGAATTCATTCACAAAGAACTCATCAACCGATTATCCTCCCGATTATCCTGTTACTTCAAGGTACACAAATACCGGAAATATGTACGGCGGAATGTATCTGTTTGGTTTTAAACCAATACCTCTTTTTGGTATTGCCGGAAGGGCGGGGTACAAATATGTGCCTTATCAGCAGAGCGATGACGGTGTTGCGACAAATGTGGTTTCCACGGAGCTTACCTGGAACGCCAGCGCCGGACTTTATCTACCTTACCTTGCAATCCCCACGGATGAACTTGATATTACCGCGTCTTTCGGCAGTTACAGCCCTTCATTGACGCTTGAAGACATAATGAACGGAAATTTAAGAAACCTGCCGGAATCACTTTTATACAGTTATAATAAAAAACATACCATGTCAAATCCCGTTGATTTTTCAACGCTCCCCACATGGCTTCAGGACCTTATCACACCGCTGGGGGTATATGACAGCATAAGAAATGATAAATCCACTATTATTGAAACCACCGGATACAATTTAAAAGGCAACCTTCATTACATGACAGCCAACGGGCAGCATGAATTTTTTGCTTTTATGGAAGCCCCGATGAACCTTGAATATAAAGAAAGCACCACGGATGAAATTAATGTTTTAATTTTTGGCGGCGCCCAGAACGTCACCAGAAGCGCGACGGAAAAAGTAAGGCTTGGCAACGGAAGAAAGGTAAAATTTGAAACGGGTATTAGGAATAATTTTACGTTCTTAACCACCGGTGTAAGATACGGCTATGATTACGACGAAATATACACCTATAAGACATCTGCCATATATGAAGAAGGAAGGCTGATCGCGAAAAAACACACAATGATAACCGGGCTTAACTTCACGCCCGTTGATCAGCTTACCGTGCCGGTTGAATTTGAATACGGTTACGGCACGGCTGAAAATTACAAAGGCGGTATATCATTAAAATCCGAAACCACGGATTTTGAAGTGCGCGGCGGTATTGAAGTAAAACCTATTCCAAAGGCGGCGCTTCGCGGCGGTATATCATATGAATTTATAAGAAATGACGGAAGCCAATACGGTAATATTTCTTCCGGACAGCAGGGAAACCCGTTTTTAAACTGCATCGGATATTACGCGGGCGGCGGTTTTGATATGCCGCTTTTTGAATTAAACGCGGGCGCGGCTTATAAAAGGCTTTATCCGTCGCCTGCAATGTCCGGCGTTCACGTGGACTATGAAGATTTCCTATACGGGTTTATTGACCTTAATATTTACATTTAA
- a CDS encoding extracellular solute-binding protein produces the protein MKKTVLSALLIIICIAGISCKRPLAVSVSASPEQSSAIDGVLKDFTKETGIKVILNSVQGPQQQVMSNLSGALNSQSVPDLVIFDLVWVPFYAADGMFEQLDEYIISSKFDTSVFFRNVFKPVDTREGRTIALPLTMDAGVAFYRKDAAEAYKLTNLPSSYKEISDYSRNMAKKIRTAGRGAVLNGAYYAFQGSISEQTVCNFIEAAASNGGGIFIQDGKFIINTPQNTKALETLTDLIKNKVSSSKNYELGKDEYIRAFFQQGGAFAARGWASDIVFHNSSISLLKGKTAVYEVPSVIKGKSSPVAGGLHMAVAAKSVSKENAVRLAFYLASKKAQKKLALNSGVIPSRADVYSDPEIISMRPEFAMLPAVFSKAVLRPVDPRYPKASEIMQKYISAALYGAYLPADALIKCQAELDRI, from the coding sequence ATGAAAAAAACTGTTCTGTCAGCTTTATTAATTATTATCTGCATTGCGGGAATTTCCTGCAAAAGGCCGCTTGCCGTCTCTGTGTCCGCGTCACCGGAACAGTCATCAGCCATAGACGGCGTATTAAAAGATTTTACAAAAGAAACAGGAATAAAAGTTATTTTAAATTCAGTACAGGGGCCGCAGCAGCAGGTGATGTCAAACCTTTCAGGCGCGCTTAATTCACAGTCAGTCCCGGACCTTGTAATTTTTGACCTTGTCTGGGTGCCTTTTTACGCGGCTGACGGAATGTTTGAACAGCTTGATGAATATATTATAAGTTCCAAGTTTGACACGTCTGTTTTTTTCCGGAATGTGTTCAAACCTGTTGACACGCGCGAAGGCAGGACAATAGCGCTTCCTTTGACAATGGACGCGGGCGTGGCATTTTACCGCAAAGACGCGGCAGAAGCTTATAAACTTACCAATCTTCCGTCGTCATATAAAGAAATTTCAGACTACAGCAGAAATATGGCGAAAAAGATAAGAACCGCCGGAAGGGGCGCGGTCTTAAACGGCGCATATTACGCTTTCCAGGGATCCATATCAGAACAGACAGTGTGCAACTTTATTGAAGCCGCGGCTTCAAACGGCGGCGGAATCTTTATTCAGGACGGAAAGTTTATAATCAATACGCCGCAGAATACAAAAGCGCTTGAGACGTTAACTGATCTGATAAAAAATAAAGTATCTTCTTCAAAAAATTATGAACTTGGCAAAGACGAATACATAAGGGCGTTTTTTCAGCAGGGAGGCGCTTTTGCCGCAAGGGGCTGGGCGTCAGATATTGTTTTTCATAACTCTTCAATTTCGCTTCTTAAGGGAAAGACGGCCGTGTATGAAGTGCCGTCCGTGATAAAAGGAAAATCTTCGCCTGTTGCGGGCGGGCTGCATATGGCAGTGGCGGCAAAGTCGGTATCCAAAGAAAACGCTGTCAGGCTGGCGTTTTACCTTGCGTCCAAAAAAGCGCAGAAAAAACTTGCGTTAAACAGCGGCGTTATACCGTCAAGGGCGGACGTATATTCTGACCCGGAAATTATTTCAATGCGCCCGGAATTTGCCATGCTTCCCGCTGTTTTTTCAAAAGCGGTTTTAAGGCCGGTTGACCCAAGATATCCCAAAGCATCAGAAATAATGCAGAAATATATCTCCGCGGCGCTGTATGGCGCTTATTTACCCGCGGACGCGCTTATAAAGTGCCAGGCGGAACTGGACAGAATTTAG
- a CDS encoding DUF4921 family protein has translation MSEYNEYFMTLKDGTIKQINPFTGTEVWNVPGRGSKPITNDVPLSAKKIERKEKEDYCNFCETKYTNTPPENDRLVRKGKKYEIMTAVLPSELDKTVPVFRRIPNLFEIVTMDYWKKNFGYVMPKEVEDAKKKYLEDKKGLEHVTHIVDMKLKLLGRNPDEVNYNEKMEIADAFFAGGHELIVGARHYIEGADYDTQLCSSGELTPEEHFQYLKFTISGMMNIYRHNKYARYVAVFQNWLKPAGASFDHLHKQLVALDEWGVALERERDLLRKNPNIYNEMAANMALYYNLVVAENEHAIAFSDIGHRYPTIAIFYKGEKPFPKDLDENELKGFSDIVHAIHAALTNQTAANEEWYYTPKDSVDTVPWHILIKMRINTPAGFEGGTKIYINPMNPYDLRDKVITRLMQLRQQDKIADIKIGQECGTEPNPLQYYRKYYNR, from the coding sequence ATGTCCGAATACAATGAATATTTTATGACGTTAAAAGACGGTACAATAAAACAGATTAACCCTTTTACCGGCACGGAAGTATGGAACGTTCCCGGCCGCGGAAGCAAACCCATCACCAATGACGTGCCTTTAAGCGCAAAAAAAATAGAGAGAAAAGAAAAGGAAGATTACTGTAATTTCTGTGAAACAAAGTATACTAACACTCCGCCGGAAAATGACAGGCTTGTCAGGAAAGGAAAAAAGTATGAAATAATGACAGCTGTTTTACCGTCCGAACTTGATAAAACTGTGCCTGTGTTCAGGCGCATTCCGAACCTTTTTGAAATAGTGACAATGGATTACTGGAAAAAGAATTTTGGCTATGTAATGCCCAAAGAAGTGGAAGATGCCAAGAAAAAATACCTTGAAGATAAAAAAGGGCTGGAACACGTCACGCACATTGTGGACATGAAATTAAAACTGCTGGGGCGTAACCCTGATGAAGTTAATTACAATGAAAAAATGGAAATTGCGGACGCGTTTTTCGCGGGCGGGCATGAACTTATAGTGGGCGCCAGGCATTATATTGAAGGCGCCGACTATGACACGCAGCTTTGCAGTTCCGGCGAGTTAACCCCCGAAGAACACTTTCAGTATCTTAAATTTACCATCAGCGGAATGATGAATATTTACAGGCATAACAAATACGCGCGCTACGTGGCTGTTTTTCAGAACTGGCTTAAACCCGCGGGCGCTTCTTTTGACCATCTGCACAAACAGCTTGTGGCGCTTGATGAATGGGGCGTGGCGCTGGAACGCGAACGCGATCTGTTAAGGAAAAATCCGAACATATACAATGAAATGGCTGCCAACATGGCGCTGTATTACAACCTTGTAGTGGCGGAAAACGAACACGCTATTGCTTTTTCGGATATAGGGCACAGGTATCCCACGATTGCAATTTTTTATAAAGGCGAAAAACCTTTCCCAAAAGACCTTGATGAAAATGAACTTAAAGGGTTTTCTGATATTGTGCACGCCATACACGCCGCGCTTACAAATCAGACCGCGGCCAATGAAGAATGGTATTACACCCCCAAGGACAGCGTGGACACGGTGCCGTGGCACATTCTGATTAAGATGAGGATAAACACCCCGGCGGGGTTTGAAGGCGGCACAAAAATATACATCAATCCCATGAATCCATATGATTTAAGGGACAAAGTGATAACCAGGCTTATGCAGTTAAGGCAGCAGGATAAAATAGCGGACATAAAAATAGGGCAGGAATGCGGCACCGAACCAAACCCGCTGCAGTATTACAGAAAGTATTACAACAGATAA
- a CDS encoding ribonuclease D produces the protein MDIKIIDTQNGLKEVVRQLKNETIIGLDTETRLFGNPPALCLIQIAVQDACFLIDPLAIEDISPLKEIFEDHKIVKAIHFANFERCVLRPFGIELHNVYDTCTHSRKLRGRQVSGGHNLKDVSFRELGIVMDKSYQRADWTVRPLTQGMIQYAALDAIVLVKLYKIFKSISKPNSEKDFMEPPF, from the coding sequence ATGGATATAAAAATTATAGATACACAGAACGGTTTAAAAGAAGTTGTGCGGCAGCTTAAAAACGAAACCATAATAGGCCTTGATACCGAAACGCGCCTTTTTGGAAATCCCCCCGCTTTATGCCTTATTCAGATTGCCGTGCAGGATGCCTGCTTTCTTATTGACCCGCTTGCCATTGAGGATATATCGCCTTTGAAGGAGATCTTTGAAGACCATAAAATAGTTAAAGCCATTCACTTTGCAAATTTTGAACGCTGTGTATTAAGGCCCTTTGGAATTGAACTGCATAACGTTTACGACACCTGCACGCATTCAAGAAAACTGCGCGGCAGGCAGGTGTCAGGCGGCCATAATTTAAAGGACGTAAGTTTTCGGGAACTTGGCATAGTAATGGATAAGTCGTACCAGCGCGCGGACTGGACAGTAAGGCCGCTTACACAAGGGATGATACAATACGCCGCCCTTGACGCAATTGTGCTGGTGAAATTGTATAAGATTTTTAAATCAATCTCAAAACCAAATTCTGAAAAAGATTTCATGGAACCACCATTTTAA
- a CDS encoding DNA-binding protein: MKYSRAKQGRTYLVKFENDDDFIEEIKGFVKNEKIKCAFFIFLGAVVKAKMAAGPKKAVIPPLANMISVKDGWEVFGTGSVFLNKKKEPQVHIHGNFGKGEKSKMGCVRSDARIFNVIEAMVTEITGVNVFKDIDPATGLNMMQIK; encoded by the coding sequence ATGAAATATTCGCGGGCAAAACAGGGAAGGACTTATCTTGTTAAATTTGAAAACGACGATGATTTCATTGAAGAAATAAAGGGTTTCGTAAAAAATGAAAAGATAAAATGCGCGTTTTTTATATTTCTTGGAGCGGTGGTAAAAGCAAAGATGGCGGCAGGCCCCAAAAAGGCCGTGATACCGCCGTTGGCAAATATGATATCCGTCAAAGACGGCTGGGAAGTGTTTGGGACAGGTTCGGTCTTTTTAAACAAAAAAAAGGAGCCGCAGGTGCATATTCACGGTAACTTTGGAAAAGGCGAAAAGTCAAAAATGGGATGTGTGCGTTCTGACGCAAGAATTTTTAATGTGATAGAGGCAATGGTGACAGAGATAACGGGCGTAAATGTGTTTAAGGATATTGATCCGGCTACCGGATTGAACATGATGCAGATAAAGTAG
- a CDS encoding ankyrin repeat domain-containing protein, whose product MGKALNEQLMIAVKQGDSERAGNLIESGADVNCKDNDGYSALDWAAAYADNLMMETLMLEGADDTNDMMSGFLVCQSAFKDKLFGSLVFAVSNGDIVIAEDLLKKGLKVTGKETVEREALAAAIESGLTDGRIKELSLERISSYPGMRFVILKAVSKVKQAEVKKKIKKNIRKKK is encoded by the coding sequence ATGGGAAAAGCGCTTAACGAACAGCTTATGATAGCGGTAAAACAGGGAGATTCAGAAAGGGCCGGCAATTTAATTGAATCCGGCGCTGATGTAAACTGCAAGGATAATGACGGTTATTCCGCCCTTGACTGGGCGGCCGCTTACGCGGATAATTTAATGATGGAAACACTTATGCTTGAAGGCGCGGATGACACAAACGATATGATGTCAGGGTTTCTGGTCTGTCAGTCCGCGTTTAAGGATAAACTTTTTGGCTCGCTGGTATTTGCTGTTTCCAACGGCGATATTGTAATAGCGGAAGACCTTCTTAAGAAAGGGTTAAAAGTAACAGGCAAAGAAACGGTGGAAAGGGAAGCGCTTGCCGCCGCGATAGAAAGCGGCCTGACTGACGGCAGGATAAAAGAACTGTCGCTGGAGCGTATTTCTTCGTATCCCGGGATGAGATTTGTAATCTTAAAAGCCGTAAGCAAGGTAAAGCAGGCGGAAGTTAAAAAGAAAATTAAAAAAAATATCAGGAAGAAAAAATAA
- a CDS encoding macro domain-containing protein, with amino-acid sequence MPVIIKTEGTICDDSSDAIVSDVCCSGAPNGPLHKLFAKRFPINEEKYKKACADGKIKPGKIFSTTEGDMFGAWHILNFPTRVKPGEPSSEELILAGLDDLIKQIKLYKIKTIALPALGCGAGKMKFEQVQPLIESKLGEIEGLTVFLYK; translated from the coding sequence ATGCCGGTTATAATTAAAACCGAAGGCACTATATGTGATGACAGTTCGGATGCCATAGTATCCGATGTATGCTGTTCGGGCGCGCCCAACGGCCCGCTGCACAAACTGTTTGCAAAACGTTTTCCGATAAACGAAGAAAAGTATAAAAAAGCCTGCGCGGACGGAAAAATTAAACCAGGAAAAATATTTTCAACCACCGAAGGCGATATGTTCGGAGCGTGGCACATTTTAAACTTTCCCACCCGCGTAAAGCCCGGCGAACCGTCATCCGAAGAACTTATTCTTGCAGGGCTTGATGACCTTATAAAACAGATTAAACTTTATAAAATAAAGACAATAGCCCTGCCCGCCCTTGGCTGCGGCGCCGGTAAAATGAAATTTGAACAGGTACAGCCTTTAATAGAATCAAAACTTGGTGAAATTGAGGGCCTTACGGTTTTTCTTTACAAATAG